CGATGGAAATCCGCCGGGCGCGTCATGAGTCTGGCGGAATATTAGCGGGCCGGGTCAATGCTGTACTCTCTGAGCTTGCCATGAACGGAATAACATTCAGCATAAATTTCACGGGACTCACAAAATTACGCCGGGATGGTGCGGACAGTGCGGAGTTTATTTTGACGGACGGGACTCGCTCAGGCCGTGTAGAGAAAATAGCCTCAGGCGGTGAACTGAGTCGGCTGTTGCTTGCGTTACAGCTGTCGCTTCCTGAAGAGTGGCTGCCTCCGACGATAATATTTGACGAGGTTGAAGCGGGACTCGGAGGGCGTGCGGCGGTTTTGTCGGGGCTACAGCTGAAGAAGTTATCGCGAAAGTGTCAGGTGATACTTGTTACGCACGAGGCATCAATAGCGGCGTTAGGGGACTCGCACATACTGATTCAGAGAGCCGGAAGCGAGTCGGCCATGAAGAATATCACGGGCGGTGAAAGAGTGAGGGAAATTGCGCGTATGCTTTCGGGGTCGCCTGACATGACGGAGGCACTAGAACACGCAAGAACGCTGTTAGGCTAAAATTTGACGGCGTGAATAAAAATACATGGCAATGATATACCGGGCAAAAAAAAAATCCCTCCCCCGATAATGGAGAAGGGAAAATAAATTTTCCGGCTACACGTTCGCTTCAAACCATGCGCGCAACTCTTCAGCGTCCTGAAATCCCACGTGCCTAGCTGTAACTTTGCCTTCCTTCATGATTACGATGTTGGGAATGCTCATTACCCGGAGCTTCTTGGCCAGTCCGGGATTCTCCTCAGCGTCTGCCTTGAAGAACTCTGCTTTGTCTGCGTACTCTTCTGACAGAGCCTCGACTACGGGAGCTATCATCTTGCACGGCCCGCACCATGTTGCCCACACATCGAGCAGGGCTACTTTGGCGGCATTGAGAGCGGAGTCGTCATCGTTCGTTATGACTTTTACGGCCATGATTGAGTCCTCCCTAGAGCAGAGATGCGGCGCACTTCTCAACGTCGGCCATGTCCGCTGTAGGCTCAAAGCGGGCGACTACATTCCCGGAGCGGTCAACGACAAATTTCGTGAAGTTCCACTTTATGTCGGGCTTCTTGGCGAAATCGGGATCAGCCTTTGCGAGCATCTCATTAAGCACCGCCGTGAGCTTGTGTTCGCCGAACCCCTCAAAACCTTTCTGGCTCTTCAGGTACGTATAGAGGGGAAGCTCGTTAGGGCCATTTACGTCAGCTTTCTTGAACTGGTCGTATGTCGTGTTGAAGTGGAGCGTGCAGAAGGCGTGAATTTCCTCATCGCTGCCGGGAGCCTGATTGCCGAACTGGTTGCAGGGGATGTCGATGATTTCGAGTCCCTTGTCGTGGTACTTCCTGTACATTTCTTCGAGCTGCTCATACTGGGGTGTGAAGCCGCAGCCTGTCGCGGTGTTGACGATGACGAGAACCTTGCCCGCGAATGTTGAGAGTTTTACCTCTTCACCCTTGGGCGTGAATACGGAATAATCATAAATTTTGCTCATTGCGTAAGCCTCCGTGTTTAGTATTAATGTCAGTGCTAGTATGGAAATGATACCTATCATTATACACTCACCATCCTAGAATATAAACATGGCCGGGCAAATTGACTTACCAGCCATGATGCCGCACAGCGTCAAACAGATATTTCAGCAGGGAGATTTTGCCTCTGGGTGTGTCATGCAGGAAAATCCCCGCACGCCTTAGCAGCTTGTTGACGGTTCCGCGAGTGCGGTATTTCTTCTCCCATTCCGCTTCATATTCGGGCGAAGGAGTTATTGATTCTGTTATTTCTTCCCGGGTTATTTCGTGGTCATGCGCGAATCCTGACGGGAAAATCAGAAAGCTGTCCTCATTCTCAAGCCCCCGCTCAAATTCCATCTGCCTTTTCTGAAGGTGTACATGCAGAAATTCACGCTCCTGCCCGTCTGGATATATCCCGAAAAGTTTACCCCTATCATATCTGAACGCCGCAATAGGTTTATCCGGGGCTGCCCACAATGTCATTTGCCTGCGGTAAGGCACAATATCAGCCCGTCCGGGAATAGGGCTTTGCTTTCATCGAAAAACATAGCGGCCTTTGATATGTAGCACGAACTTGAAATCAGAATTAGCCCCGGCACTTTTCAGCCACAGGGGAAAATAATTCGGCAACTTCCCGAAATACGGCAGTATCATCGCAACTTTATATTTCAACGGTCAAAGACTCCTTCACTTTTTGGGATGGCTATATTCTACACTATGAGCATAGCGTCCCCAAATGAGAAAAACCGCCAGCCCTCCGCCGCGGCTGTCTCGTAAATATCAATCAGGCGGGACAAAATTTCTTCCTCATGGCCGTATGCTTCTGCCTTGTCCGCCGCAAACGCCGACACAAGCATAATCAGCGAGCTTTGCGGCAAATGGAAGTTTGTGATTAATGCGTCAACAACATGAAACTTATAGCCCGGATAAATATAGAGTCCTGTATCTTTCACGCCCGATGTGATTCCGTCCCCGTCAGCAAAAGACTCAAGAGTCCGCGCTGAAGTCGTCCCGGACGCAATGACACGCCCGCCGGATTTCCTGCATTCCCGGATTAATTCTGCTGTCTCCGGGGAAATTTCGCAGTGTTCCGTGTGAATGCGGTGATCCCGTATGTCCTCAGATTTTACCGGGCGGAATGTCCCTAGTCCTACGTGAAGAGTCACATACGCTGTACGGACTCCCATCGCCTGAATCTTTGCGAGTAGTTCGGGCGTAAAGTGAAGGCTTGCTGTAGGGGCGGCTGATGATCCGTCATTGCGGGCGAAAACTGTCTGATACGATTCGCGCATTGTGTTGTCTCCGTGAATATAGGGGGGAAGGGGAACATTCCCAGCAGTCTCAAGAAACATCATAAACTCACCGCGGGACGGAAAATCAAATTTCACCCGGCGTATTCCTTCCGGCAAATCGTCCGTGATATATGCTTCATGGCCGGAAATCATCACAGTATCACCAGCGTGAATCTTCCGGGCAGGCTTCACGAGCGCGTCCCATTCGAGAAAGTCCGCCGTAACATTCCGCAGTAATAACAGCTCGCATTTACCGCCCGTTTTGCGTTTTGCCCATAATCTTGCGGGTATGACTCTGGTATCGTTCAGCACAAGCAAATCTCCCGGCCTAAAATATTCGGTGATGTCCCTGAAATGCCGGGATTCTGTCGTGTCATCTCTCACATTCCACACAAGAAGCCGTGAAGAATCGCGGGGGACTGCGGGAGTCTGGGCTATGTTCTCAGGAGGGAGGGAATAATTGTAGGACGCTAAATCGTAGAGTCTCTCATGCGGAATTGTCATCACTTTATCTTTTTGACGGACGTTCCCGGGTAA
This genomic window from Synergistaceae bacterium contains:
- the queA gene encoding tRNA preQ1(34) S-adenosylmethionine ribosyltransferase-isomerase QueA; translation: MTIPHERLYDLASYNYSLPPENIAQTPAVPRDSSRLLVWNVRDDTTESRHFRDITEYFRPGDLLVLNDTRVIPARLWAKRKTGGKCELLLLRNVTADFLEWDALVKPARKIHAGDTVMISGHEAYITDDLPEGIRRVKFDFPSRGEFMMFLETAGNVPLPPYIHGDNTMRESYQTVFARNDGSSAAPTASLHFTPELLAKIQAMGVRTAYVTLHVGLGTFRPVKSEDIRDHRIHTEHCEISPETAELIRECRKSGGRVIASGTTSARTLESFADGDGITSGVKDTGLYIYPGYKFHVVDALITNFHLPQSSLIMLVSAFAADKAEAYGHEEEILSRLIDIYETAAAEGWRFFSFGDAMLIV
- a CDS encoding glutathione peroxidase — protein: MIGIISILALTLILNTEAYAMSKIYDYSVFTPKGEEVKLSTFAGKVLVIVNTATGCGFTPQYEQLEEMYRKYHDKGLEIIDIPCNQFGNQAPGSDEEIHAFCTLHFNTTYDQFKKADVNGPNELPLYTYLKSQKGFEGFGEHKLTAVLNEMLAKADPDFAKKPDIKWNFTKFVVDRSGNVVARFEPTADMADVEKCAASLL
- the trxA gene encoding thioredoxin; the protein is MAVKVITNDDDSALNAAKVALLDVWATWCGPCKMIAPVVEALSEEYADKAEFFKADAEENPGLAKKLRVMSIPNIVIMKEGKVTARHVGFQDAEELRAWFEANV